The following proteins are encoded in a genomic region of Gossypium hirsutum isolate 1008001.06 chromosome D05, Gossypium_hirsutum_v2.1, whole genome shotgun sequence:
- the LOC107896087 gene encoding anther-specific protein LAT52, which translates to MAKVQQITLVSLAICLSTLLGFAAAANPEEKFIVEGRVYCDTCRVEFETKISKPIKGASVKLECRNITNEKIVSHSQDVVTDEAGGYKIEVKGDHEDEICEVSLVKSPRADCNEPTEVWRKARVVLTKADGVSGIYRFANNLGYMKKEALPECKKVLTEMGYFELQDEIGEEVEGHSTAP; encoded by the exons ATGGCAAAAGTTCAACAGATCACTCTTGTTTCCTTGGCGATCTGCCTTTCAACCCTCCTCGGCTTCGCTGCCGCCGCCAACCCTGAAGAGAAGTTCATCGTTGAAGGCCGAGTTTACTGCGACACTTGCCGTGTTGAATTTGAGaccaaaatcagcaaaccaattAAGG GCGCATCAGTGAAATTAGAATGCCGGAACATTACCAACGAGAAAATCGTGTCGCACAGCCAAGACGTAGTTACCGACGAAGCCGGAGGATACAAGATCGAGGTGAAAGGTGATCACGAAGATGAGATCTGTGAAGTGAGCCTGGTGAAGAGTCCAAGGGCTGATTGCAATGAACCTACTGAAGTATGGAGGAAAGCCAGGGTGGTCTTGACAAAGGCAGATGGTGTCAGTGGGATTTATCGATTCGCCAACAATCTTGGGTACATGAAGAAGGAAGCTCTTCCTGAATGCAAGAAAGTTCTTACAGAAATGGGATATTTTGAACTTCAAGATGAAATTGGGGAGGAAGTTGAAGGTCATTCTACTGCCCCATGA